The Aeromonas encheleia genomic sequence CGCCACCTGCGCGAGCGCTTTGCCGAGGAGCGGGCCAACATCCTGGCGCACGCCCGTCGCATCAGCCACTTCGACCAGATAGAGCAGATCAAGGATTACCCTGAGCAGGTGCGCAAGCTGCTGGCCCGGATCCACAGGGTCAGGGCTCATATCCTGCTCAAGCGAATCATCTAGACCGCAATTCGGCTTCCGTCTCAGCCCCCACCCAAAGGCCTCCCGTTTTCGGCAGGCCTTTTTCAGATGCGGCAACCCAACCCGGCTCACAGCAACACGGCTTGCATCGAGCCATCAACAACCCCTATCATCTGGACATATTTACAGTATTTTCGGGCATCTAATTGATGAAATTGGATAAAATCTCCCTCGATAGCCTCAAGGGCGTCGGCAGCAAGATGCTGGAGAAGCTCGAGCGGCTGGGGCTGGCGACGGTACAGGATCTGCTGTTCCACCTGCCCCTGCGCTACGAGGATCGCACCCAGGTGTGGCCCATCGGCGATCTGCCGCCCGGGCTGCACGGCGCCGTCGAGGGCGAAATCCAGGACACCCAGCTGGTGATGGGCCGCCGCCGCATGCTGGTGTGCCGCATCAGCGATGGCACCGGCAGCCTGACCCTGCGCTTCTTCAACTTCACCGCCGCCCAGAAGAACAGCCTGGCCCCCGGTCGCCTGCTGCGCTGCTTTGGCGAGGTGCGCCCCGGCAAATACGGGCTGGAGATGGCCCACCCCGAGTACAAGCTGCTCGGCGAGGAGCAGGCCGGCCAGACCGAAGAAGCACTTACCCCCGTCTACCCGACCACAGAGGGGCTGCGCCAGCTCAGCCTGCGCAGCCTCACCGATCAGGCGCTGGCCCAGCTCGAGCTGTACGGGGTGGAGGAGCTGCTGCCCGCCGGCCTCTACCCGCACCAGATAGAACTCGCCGCCGCCCTTCGCCTGCTGCATAGACCTCCTCCCTCGGTGGCGCTGGCGCTGCTGGAGAGCGGCCAGCATCCGGCCCAGCAGCGGCTGGTGCTGGAAGAGCTGCTGGCCCACAACCTGTCGGTGCTGAAAGTCCGCGCTCAGGCCCAGACCCAGCTGGCCCGGTCCCTCAAGCCGGCCCCCACCCTGGTCAAGCAGCTGCTCGGCGCCCTGCCGTTTAAGCCGACCGGGGCCCAGAACCGGGTGGTGGCGGAGATCAGTCAGGATCTACAACGCAGCTACCCCATGATGCGGCTGGTGCAGGGGGACGTGGGCTCCGGCAAGACGCTGGTCGCGGCGCTGGCGGCGCTACAGGCCATAGGCAACGGCTGCCAGGTGGGGCTGATGGCGCCGACCGAGCTGCTGGCCGAGCAACATGCCATCAACTTCGCCCACTGGCTGGAGCCGCTCGGCATCAAGGTCGGCTGGTTGGCGGGCAAGCAGAAGGGCAAGGCCAGGGAAACCCAGCTCGCCGCCATCGCCGATGGCAGCGTCAAGATGGTGGTGGGCACCCACGCCATCTTCCAGGAGCAGGTAGTGTTCCAGCGCCTCGCCCTGGTGATCATCGATGAGCAGCACAGATTCGGGGTGCACCAGCGCCTCGCCCTACGCGAGAAAGGAGAGCGGGAGGGGGTACATCCTCACCAGCTGATCATGACCGCCACCCCCATTCCCCGCACCCTGGCGATGACCGCCTACGCCGATCTCGACACCTCTGTCATCGACGAGCTGCCGCCGGGCCGTACCCCCATCACCACTGTCGCCCTGCCGGACACTCGCCGGGGCGACGTGATCGCGCGGGTCAAGCTGGCCTGCGAGGAGGGCAAGCAGGCCTACTGGGTCTGCACCCTGATCGAGGAGTCCGAGGTGCTGGAGTGCCAGGCCGCCGAGGACACCGCCGCCGAGCTGCAGAACCTGTTGCCCGGCCTGCATATCGGGCTGGTGCACGGCCGCATGCGGCCGGTCGAGAAGCAACGGGTGATGGAGGAGTTCAAGGCCGGCATCTTGCAGCTGCTGGTCGCCACCACCGTCATCGAGGTAGGGGTGGATGTGCCCAACGCCAGCCTGATGATCATCGAGAACCCGGAGCGGCTCGGGCTGGCCCAGCTGCACCAGCTGCGCGGCCGGGTCGGTCGCGGCTCCGTGGCCTCCCACTGCGTGCTGCTCTATCACGCCCCCCTCTCCAAGACGGCCCAGAGCCGGCTCGGGGTGCTGCGGGAGACCAGCGATGGCTTCCAGATCGCCCAGCGCGATCTGGAGCTGCGCGGCCCGGGCGAGTTGCTCGGCACCCGCCAGACCGGCTTGGCCGATCTCAAGATCGCCGATCTGGTGCGGGACCAATCGCTCATCCCCCAGGTGCAGAAGCTGGCGCGCTACCTGATGGACAGACACCCTAGCCACGTCGATCCGCTGATCCGCCGCTGGCTGGGACTGCGGGATCACTATTCCAACGCCTGACACCCCATTGAGAACAGGAGGAGGAAGCCGATGAATTGCTGGCTTCCTCATGGGCAAACAGATTATCCATATCAGGTTGCCCCGCTGATCCGCCGCAGGCCGGGGCTGCGGGATCACTATTCCAACGCCTGACAACCCATTGAAAACAGGAGGAAGATGTCGATGAATTCCTGGCTACGCGCCCTGCTCTATGTATTCGCCTTCCTGCTGCTGTTCGTCTGGGTGGGTCTCGGCCTGTTCGACGCCGAACGGGCCAGGGCCCCCATCGCCAACTGGCTCAGCCAGCAGACCGGGGTGCAAGTCACCATAGGCCGGCTGGTATTCAACCCGCTCCATCCCTACACCCTGCTGGCGGAGCAGGTGCAGTACGGCGACGCGGTGAAGCTGGACAAGATCTACCTGGAGATAGACAGCATCGACTGGCTGAACCGGGATGTGCGCATCGCCCACCTGGATCTCATCCGCCCCCTCATCAAGCTGCCGCTCCCCAACCAGTTGCCGACCCTGCCGGTGCACTCCCTCACCATAGGGGACAGCAACATCGACAACCTCAGCCTGCAGAGCGACGGGCTCATCCTGCGCGGCCTGAGCGCCACCCTGAGCGACTGGGAGCTGATCTATCCCCGGCACCAGCCCCAGGCCAACCTGAGCCTCAGCATCAACCAGCTCGACAGCCCCAGCCTGACCCTGGCTCGCCTCAACCTGAAGGGACGACTGGAAGGCCAGGTGCTGAGCACGGACAAGCTGACCACCAACCTGTTCGACGGCCTGCTGGAGACCGGCATGGTGCTGGACTGGCCCGCACGCAGCCTGCAGCTGCGCGGCCTCAAGGCCCGTGGCCTGCGGGTCGAGCTGGACAGCCTCGGCCAGGCCGAGTTCCCCCTGCGCCGGATCAGCCTGGATCGGGGCCAGTTCGACGAGACCAGCGTCAACGCCAACGCCCAGGAGCTCGCCCTCAACAACTTCAGCGGCCAGCTCACCGCCTTCGAGTGGCAGGCGGGCAGCCGACCGACCGGTTACCTCACCGGCTCTCTGGCCGATCTCGGTCGTGGCCTGTTCCAGCTGGAAGAGATCAAGGGGCGGCTCGCCTTCTCGCCGCAGCAGCTCGATGCGGAGCTGCAGGGCAAGGCTTTTGATGGGGAGTTCAACCTGGAGCTGGCGCTGGACCCCGATCTTCAGAAGCTGACCCTGAAGGAGATGACCCTGAGCGGCATGGACATCAGCCTGCCAGATGGGTGGTGGCAGGATTGGCAAGGCTGGCGCCCACAGCAGATCGATGTGCGCAAGCTGGCCTTCGATCGGCTCAAGGTGCTCTCCTTCGACGACAGCCTGCCCCTGTCGCTGACCGGCTGGCAGCTCTACCTGACCGACCTCAGCCTGCGCGGTGATCAGCCGGGCCCCCTGCTCGGCCGGGCCAGGGTGGAGAGCAAGTGGTTCGAGCTGGTGTGGGACGGTCTCTCCGCCCGCAACGGCGAGCTGGATGGCGAACTGACGCCGAGCTCCTGGCAGCTCAACAAGCTGTCCAGCACCTTGCCCGACGAGGGGGCCATCGAGCTGAGCGGCCAGTGGGGCAAGGCACCAGGCCAGAACAGCCGCCTGCGACTACAGGGCAAGCAGCTGGATCTGGAGCAGTGGGGCAGGCTGCTGCGGGCCCCCGTCTCGCTGGCGGGCAAGCTGGATCTGGGTGTTGATCTGCAGGCAGATATGAGCAAGAAGCTGACCGACTGGCGCAGCACCCTGCAGGGCAGCCTGAGCCTGGATGCCAGGGATCCTTTCTGGGACAAGGTGAATATAGATCCGCTGCTGGACGAGTGGTTCAAGGGCGCCACCCCGCCGACCCTGACGGCGGACGGCCTGTGGCAGGCGATGCAGCAGGGGGATACCCCCTTCTATCGCGTCAAGCTAAACGCCAAGGCCGAAAATGGCCTGGTCCAGATCGAACAGGCGGGCGCCTCCACCATCACCCACCTGCTGGCCCTGCAGGGGGGCGTCGATCTGGTCAACGGCCAGTGGCAGCTGGATCTCGGCGCCCTGAACGGGCAACGCTGCGCCGAGCTGCTGGCCCGCTGGCGCGGCCCGCTCGACGCCCCGACCCTGAGCTGGAGCTTCCCGGCCGAGGCCTCCTGCGGCTGGGAGGCCGGCGTACGCTACCCGGCCCAGGGCCGCAGCAGCCCGCTCTGGCGCCCGCAGCCCAAACCGGCGACCCCAGACACCAACAAGGCCTCATGATGAGGCCTTGTCATTGAACCGGCAGGCGGTCGGGCCCCCTAGCCGCCCCGCTTGATGGGCAGCACCACGTACTGGCCGACGAACTCCACCGCCAGCTTGCGGCCGCTGAACAGCTGCACCCGCAGGCTGAACTTGGCCGACTCCCCGCTCTTGAGCGGTGCCAGCACGGCAGGCATCCCCTCCCGGGCGACCCTGGCCTCCGGCTCCTCGCTCACCGGCCGGTAGTATTTGATATTGCCCTCGGCCAGCACGGTATCGCCCCCCAGCCCGGCCTCCTTGAGCTGCAACCAGATGAGCCCCCAGCCCGCCAGCACACACTGGCTGTAGATGCTGCCGGCAAACATGGTGTCGTGGACGTTGAGGTTGGCCGCCAGCTTGGCCTTGAGATGAAAGGTCTGGCCGTCGTAATGGGTGATGTGCACCCCCATCTTCTCGCTGATGGGGATGCCCCGCGACCAGCGGGTGGTGAGATCCTGACACCACTCCGGGCGATACTGGATGGTCTGCAGCGGGCTCAGGGACTTGATCATCTGGCGGTGGGTGATGCGGCCGAAGGAGACAGGTCCTTCCCCCACCTCGAGGAAACCGCAGCGGCGGTAGAACTCCACCGCCTCCTGGCGGGCGTTCATCACCAGCCGCTTCACCTTCTCGTCGCGGGCGAGCTGCTCGAGATCCTCCACCATGCGGGCCCCCAGCCCCTGACCCCGAAACTCGGGTTTCAGCGCCATGAAGCGGATCTGGGCCTCGTCACCACCGACGAACAGCCGGCCGACGGCGATGGGGGTACCGTCTTCGGCCAGCATCAGCCGATGAATGGCGACGGTATCGTATTCGTCCCGCTCGGAACCTATTGGCAGATTGAACGGCTTGCGCAGCAGCTCCCAGCGCAGTTGGTAGTAGCTTTCCAGCTCGGCTGCCGTTTGGGGGGTGACCACCCGGTACATAGATACATCCTTGAGTTACACTGGTCGAAAACCATCTTGCCGTGCAAATTCATGGACTTCAATCCGCAAGCGTACCAAGCCGAACACTTATTGCACCTCAGCACCAAGGCCGAGCGCCGGCTCTGCATCCTGGAAAACGCCGAGCACCGCTGGCTGGAGATGGACGGCGTGGTGCAATCGGCCATGTGCCTCAGTGAACCGGACCGGCTCTGCCTGCCCCATCAACAACACATAGCCGCGCGGCTGCCAAGCCAGGCGAGCCGGATCCTGGAGCTGGGGCTGGGGGGCGGGGATCTCACCCGCCATCTGGGGGCACGCTGGCCCGAGGCAAGCCACGACTGCGTGGATCTGGATGCCGAGGTGCTGACCCTCTTCCAGGCCTTCTTCCAGGCGCCAGGGGGACCCTCTGCTCGGCCGCCGCGCCTGCATCACGCCGACGCGCTCCGTTTCCTGTTAGACAGCAGGGAGCACTACGATCTGGTGCTGCTGGATCTGTTCAGCCAGGACGGCAACCCCCGACTGCTGTTCCAGGCCCCGCTCTATCAGGCGCTGGCCCAGTGCCTGCGCGGCACCCTCATCATCAACCTGCTGCCACGCACCCGGCTGGAGCTGGAGCAGGCGCTGCGGCTGGCCGAGGAGTGGGTCGGCCCCACCCAGGCCTATCCGGTCCCCGGCTACCTCAACGTGATCCTGCACGCCACCCGTCAGGACGCCGCCTAGACCTGCAGCCAGAAGGTCACGGGGCCGTCGTTGAGCAACCGCACCTGCATGTCGGCGGCGAAGCGACCGGTCTCGGTCGGCAGGCCGCTATTTTTCGCCTGGGCGACGAAATAGTCATAGAGCCGCTCGGCATCGCTCGGGTGAGCGCCGCCGGAGAAGCCCGGCCTCATCCCCTTCTTGGTATCCGCCGCCAGGGTAAACTGGGACACCACCAGCAGACTGCCGCCGGCCTGGGTCAGGCTGAGGTTCATCTTGCCGTCCGCATCGGAGAAGATGCGATAGCCGCTCACCTTGTGCAGCAGCTTGTCGGCCTTGGCCTCGTCATCCCCCTGCTCCACCCCGAGCAGTACCAGCAGACCGGCGTCGATGGCACCGGTCACCTCTCCCTCGACGGTCACACTGGCCTCGGAGACCCGCTGAATCAATGCGATCACTCATCACTCCTTTGTCTTGTCAGAAAGAAACGACCGCCAAGAGGCGGCCGTTGATGTTAGCAACAAGGTGTGGGCTCAGCCCAGCTCCTCTGCGCCCGGTTTCTCATATTCGCCGAGACAGGCGGTGGTCTCGGCCCCCAGCAACACCACCAACCAGCTCAGGTAGACCCAGACAAACAGGATAGGGATTGTCGCCAGCGCGCCATAGATGGCCTGATAGGAGGGGAAGTTGGTGATGTAGATGGTGAAGCCGCGCTTGGCCAGCTCGAACAGGCTCGCCGCCACCAGGGCACCGATGAAGGCGTGGGTCAGCCGCACCTTGCAGTTGGGCACCACGGTATAGATCAACAGGAAGCCGAACACGGAGAACAGGAACGGCAGACCCCGCAGCAGCCAGTAACCCACCCCGAACAGCGCCTCGCCCTGGAAGAACCGCAGCGAGATGATGTAGGAGGAGACGGCGATGCTGGCGCCGATGAGCACGGGCCCCAGGGTCAGGATCATCCAGTACATGGCGAAGGCCTGGGCCAGCGGCCGGCTCTGGGTCGAGCGCCAGATGTAGTTGAGGTTCTTGTCGATGGCCGAGATCAGCATCAGGGCGACCACGATCAGGGCGCCGATACCGACCGCCGTGGTGTTGGTGGCATTGGCCACGAAGCCGTCGATGTACTCCTTGAGCGCCTCCCCGGCGGTCGGCACGAAGTTGTGATAGACGAACTGCTCCATCGCCTGCTTCAGGGTCTGGAACACCGGGAAGGCCGACATCATGCCGAACACCACGGCCACCATGGGCACCAGGGAGAGCAGGGTCACGTAGGCCAGGTAGCCGGCGGTGACGGTCAATCTGTCCTGCTGGAAACGACCCCAAACAAACTGGGCGAAGTGGGCACCATCGTGGCGCAAGAAGGAGAGGGCGTGACCGAGGCGGCTAGCGATTGTGTTCTGCATCGTGGTTCTCAGAGGCTTCATCATGCAGATATTGTGTCAGATGGCATGGCCATTTGACCACCCGTGGCCGGATGGAGTTGGCCTATACCCCGCCAAACGGCCATAAAAAAAGAGGCCCGAAGGCCTCTCTCTGTCTGTCGATGCACAGATATCAAGCACGACCGGCGCGCTTGCGATCCATCTCGGTCAGCAGTTTCTTACGGATACGGACAGCCTTTGGAGTAACTTCAACCAACTCATCGTTGTCGATGAACTCGAGAGCCTGTTCCAGGGTCATGCGGATCGGCGGAGTCAGCACCTGGGCTTCGTCGGTACCGGAGGCACGCATGTTGGTCAGCTGTTTGCCCTTCAGGCAGTTAACAGTCAGATCGTTGGAGCGGGAGTGGATCCCGATCACCTGGCCTTCGTACACCTCGGTAGCATGACCGATGAACAGACGACCGCGGTCTTGCAGACCGAACAGGGCGAAAGTCAGGGCCTTACCGGTGGCGTTGGAGATCAGCACGCCGTTCTGACGCTCACCGATGCTGCCACCCTTGTGCGGACCGTAATGGTCGAAGCTGTGATACAGCAGACCAGTACCGGAAGTCATGGTCAGGAACTCGGTCTGGAAACCGATCAAGCCACGGCTCGGGATCATGAAGTCAAGACGGACGCGGCCCTTGCCATCCGGAGTCATGTTGGTCATCTCACCCTTACGCAGGCCGAGTTGCTCCATGACTGAACCCTGGTTCGCCTCTTCCACATCGACAGTGACTGTCTCATACGGTTCGTGAAGCACGCCATCGATGGTGCGCAGGATAACTTCTGGACGGGATACCGCCAGTTCGTAGCCTTCGCGACGCATGTTTTCGATCAGGATGGACAGGTGCAGTTCACCACGACCGGATACACGGAACTTGTCCTGGTCATCAGTGTCTTCCACACGCAGGGCCACGTTGTGAACCAGCTCCTGGTCCAGACGCTCACGGATGTTGCGCGAGGTAACGAACTTGCCTTCTTTACCGGCAAACGGTGAGGTGTTGACCTGGAAGGTCATGTTCACGGTCGGCTCATCAACGGACAGAGCCGGCAAGGCTTCAACTGCGTTGTTATCACAGATGGTGTCGGAGATTTTCAACTCGCCCAGACCGGTGATGGCGATGATGTCGCCCGCTTGCGCGCTTGCCACTTCAGTACGAGCCAGGCCCAAGTAACCCAGTACCTGACCAACCTTGCCAGTGCGAGTCTTGCCATCAGCACCGACAACGGTGACCTGCTGGTTGCTCTTGACGCGACCACGGCTGATGCGGCCGATACCGATAACACCCACATAGGAGTTGTAATCGATCTGGGAGATCTGCATCTGGAAGCCGCCATCAGGATCGGCATTCGGTGCTTTCACGTTATCAACGATGGCCTGGAACAGCGGCTCCATGCTGTCGGACTCAACGTTCTGATCCATGGAAGCCCAGCCGTTCAGAGCAGAGGCGTAGACAACTTTGAAATCCAGCTGGTCATCGGTGGCACCCAGGTTGTCAAACAGGTCAAAAACCTGATCCATAACCCAATCAGGACGGGCGCCCGGACGGTCAACCTTGTTGATGACCACGATCGGCTTCAGACCCTTAGCGAAGGCTTTCTGGGTCACGAAACGGGTTTGCGGCATCGGGCCGTCAACGGCGTCGACCAGCAGCAGCACGGAGTCAACCATAGACAGAACCCGCTCAACCTCACCACCGAAGTCAGCGTGACCCGGGGTATCGACGATGTTGATACGGTAGTCATTCCAGCGGATCGCAGTGTTCTTGGCGAGAATGGTAATACCACGTTCCTTTTCCAGGTCGTTGGAATCCATCAGACGCTCTTGACCATCAGTGGTACGGTCCAGGGTTCCAGACTGCTGCAGCAGCTTATCAACCAGGGTAGTTTTGCCGTGGTCTACGTGCGCAATAATCGCAATATTGCGTAAATTCTCTAACATTCTCGCCTCAATCACCGGGTAAAATTGGGCGCTAATTGTACTCTCGCCTTTGTGATCTGCCTAGCAGAATTGCAGTGCATTCACGCACAACAGGGGATCAGGATCATAGACCCCATGCTGAAAGCCTGCTTAGATGGGGGCTGATCGTGCTGGCGCACCACGATGGTGCACCAAAACGATCCAAGGTTGCACCACTTTGAAGCGCGACCCTGCACGAGAGCGGGTATCCCGACAGCCTGAAACGGTGCAAATGCCCTGAAATCAAGCTGTCACAAACTTGGCACGATACTGGCTTATGTGAATGTGACGACGCATTCACCCAAAGAGTTTTAACACCGGAGGTTACTTAGCATGTCAGCCCAGAACGTTTTGGCCCTGATCCAGGAACACGAAGTCAAGTTTGTTGACCTGCGCTTTACCGACACCAAGGGTAAAGAGCAGCACGTATCCATCCCTTCCCACCAGGTCAACGAAGAGTTCTTCGAAGACGGCAAGATGTTCGATGGCTCCTCCATCGGCGGCTGGAAGGGCATCAACGAGTCTGACATGGTGCTGATGCCGGATGCGGCCTCCGCCAAGCTGGATCCGTTCACCGAAGAGACCACGCTGAACATCGTCTGTGACGTGCTGGAACCGGCCACCATGCAAGGTTATGACCGCGACCCGCGCTCCATCTCCAAGCGTGCTGAAGACTTCCTGAAAGCCAGCGGCATCGCTGACACCGTGCTGTTCGGGCCGGAGCCGGAATTCTTCATGTTCGACAACATCACCTTCTCCAACACCATGGGCCACAGCTTCGTGAAGATCGAATCCGAAGAAGCTGCCTGGAACTCGGGTACCGAGTACGAGCACGGCAACAAGGGTCACCGTCCCTTCGTCAAGGGTGGTTACTTCCCGGTTGCACCGGTTGACTCCTCCCAGGACATCCGCGCCGCCATGTGTCTGGTGCTGGAAGAGATGGGTCAGGTTGTCGAGGCGCACCACCACGAGGTGGCTACCGCCGGTCAGAACGAGATCGCCACTCGCTTCAACACCCTCACCCTGAAGGCCGATGAAGTACAGGTTCTGAAGTACGTGATCCACAACGTGGCCCACGCCTACAACAAGACCGTCACCTTCATGCCGAAACCCATGTTCGGTGACAACGGCTCCGGCATGCACTGCCACCAGTCCCTGGCCAAGAACGGCGTCAACCTGTTCGCCGGCGACCTGTACGGCGGTCTGTCCGAGATGGCGCTGCACTACATCGGCGGCATCATCAAGCACGCCAAGGCCATCAACGCCTTCGCCAACCCGACCACCAACTCCTACAAGCGTCTGGTTCCGGGTTACGAAGCGCCGGTCATGCTGGCTTACTCTGCCCGTAACCGTTCCGCCTCCATCCGTATCCCTGTGGTGCCGAGCCCGAAAGCCCGCCGCATCGAGGTGCGCTTCCCGGATCCGGCTGCCAACCCGTACCTGGCCTTCGCAGCCCAGCTGATGGCCGGTCTGGACGGTATCATCAACAAGATCCATCCGGGCGATGCCATGGACAAGAACTTGTATGACCTGCCGCCGGAAGAAGCCGCAGAAGTGCCGACCGTTGCCGGCTCCCTGGACGAAGCCCTGGCCGCACTGGACACCGACCGCGAGTTCCTGACCCGTGGTGGCGTGTTCAGCGATGACTTCATCAACTCCTACCTGGAGCTGAAGCAGCACGATGTGGATCGCGTACGCATGACTCCGCACCCGCTGGAGTTCGAGCTGTACTACTCCGTCTAAGCCGACGTGCTTGTTTTATCGTGAAAAAAACCCGCCAGATGGCGGGTTTTTTGTCTGATCGGTCGAGTCACAGCGCCATGGATCCGGCCATCAGCCCGGCACCCATGTCATCCCATCGGCTTATCTTATCCCCATGGGTCCGACAATCGGTCTGAGCGTTTTTTCTCTGATAGGATTAAACAGGACACCGTCAAGGAGAGATGGATGAAAAATTTACACCCGATATGGATGCTGGGCCTGTTGCTGCTGATGCCCTGCGCCGCGCAGGCCGCCACAGTCTATTCCTGGGTCGATGCCAATGGCGTGACCCACTACACCGATGCCCCTCCCCCCGGCAAACGGGCCAAGGAGCTGGATCTGCGGGTCTCCCCCCTCATCGGCACGGCCCCCCACTCGGTTCAGGTCGACAACTTCAATAGCCTGACCGGTGTCGATGCCAAGAAGGCGCAGGAAGCCAGCCCACTGGCGATCACGCTGCTCTCCCCCGAACCGGGCAGCACCCTGCGTGACAACACCGGCAACGTGGTGTTTCAGGCCGAGGTCAGCCCCCATGCCCCGGTACAATACGATGTCCGCCTCACCCTGAACGGCAAGGCGGCCCCCCTCGTTCATAACAGCCTGGCCATCCGGGTCGAAAACCTCGATCGCGGTGCCCACGAGGCACGGCTCGAGCTGCTCGCCAAAGACGGTACGATCCTTGCTAAATCTAAACCAGCCACCTTTTACCTGCACAGAACGACGGTAGATCCAGCTCCCAAACCCACCCCCAAGGCCGATTAGGGGTGATGTGATGCACCGATGCGGGTAAACTCAATG encodes the following:
- the recG gene encoding ATP-dependent DNA helicase RecG codes for the protein MKLDKISLDSLKGVGSKMLEKLERLGLATVQDLLFHLPLRYEDRTQVWPIGDLPPGLHGAVEGEIQDTQLVMGRRRMLVCRISDGTGSLTLRFFNFTAAQKNSLAPGRLLRCFGEVRPGKYGLEMAHPEYKLLGEEQAGQTEEALTPVYPTTEGLRQLSLRSLTDQALAQLELYGVEELLPAGLYPHQIELAAALRLLHRPPPSVALALLESGQHPAQQRLVLEELLAHNLSVLKVRAQAQTQLARSLKPAPTLVKQLLGALPFKPTGAQNRVVAEISQDLQRSYPMMRLVQGDVGSGKTLVAALAALQAIGNGCQVGLMAPTELLAEQHAINFAHWLEPLGIKVGWLAGKQKGKARETQLAAIADGSVKMVVGTHAIFQEQVVFQRLALVIIDEQHRFGVHQRLALREKGEREGVHPHQLIMTATPIPRTLAMTAYADLDTSVIDELPPGRTPITTVALPDTRRGDVIARVKLACEEGKQAYWVCTLIEESEVLECQAAEDTAAELQNLLPGLHIGLVHGRMRPVEKQRVMEEFKAGILQLLVATTVIEVGVDVPNASLMIIENPERLGLAQLHQLRGRVGRGSVASHCVLLYHAPLSKTAQSRLGVLRETSDGFQIAQRDLELRGPGELLGTRQTGLADLKIADLVRDQSLIPQVQKLARYLMDRHPSHVDPLIRRWLGLRDHYSNA
- a CDS encoding AsmA family protein, which codes for MNSWLRALLYVFAFLLLFVWVGLGLFDAERARAPIANWLSQQTGVQVTIGRLVFNPLHPYTLLAEQVQYGDAVKLDKIYLEIDSIDWLNRDVRIAHLDLIRPLIKLPLPNQLPTLPVHSLTIGDSNIDNLSLQSDGLILRGLSATLSDWELIYPRHQPQANLSLSINQLDSPSLTLARLNLKGRLEGQVLSTDKLTTNLFDGLLETGMVLDWPARSLQLRGLKARGLRVELDSLGQAEFPLRRISLDRGQFDETSVNANAQELALNNFSGQLTAFEWQAGSRPTGYLTGSLADLGRGLFQLEEIKGRLAFSPQQLDAELQGKAFDGEFNLELALDPDLQKLTLKEMTLSGMDISLPDGWWQDWQGWRPQQIDVRKLAFDRLKVLSFDDSLPLSLTGWQLYLTDLSLRGDQPGPLLGRARVESKWFELVWDGLSARNGELDGELTPSSWQLNKLSSTLPDEGAIELSGQWGKAPGQNSRLRLQGKQLDLEQWGRLLRAPVSLAGKLDLGVDLQADMSKKLTDWRSTLQGSLSLDARDPFWDKVNIDPLLDEWFKGATPPTLTADGLWQAMQQGDTPFYRVKLNAKAENGLVQIEQAGASTITHLLALQGGVDLVNGQWQLDLGALNGQRCAELLARWRGPLDAPTLSWSFPAEASCGWEAGVRYPAQGRSSPLWRPQPKPATPDTNKAS
- a CDS encoding bifunctional GNAT family N-acetyltransferase/hotdog fold thioesterase gives rise to the protein MYRVVTPQTAAELESYYQLRWELLRKPFNLPIGSERDEYDTVAIHRLMLAEDGTPIAVGRLFVGGDEAQIRFMALKPEFRGQGLGARMVEDLEQLARDEKVKRLVMNARQEAVEFYRRCGFLEVGEGPVSFGRITHRQMIKSLSPLQTIQYRPEWCQDLTTRWSRGIPISEKMGVHITHYDGQTFHLKAKLAANLNVHDTMFAGSIYSQCVLAGWGLIWLQLKEAGLGGDTVLAEGNIKYYRPVSEEPEARVAREGMPAVLAPLKSGESAKFSLRVQLFSGRKLAVEFVGQYVVLPIKRGG
- a CDS encoding spermidine synthase is translated as MDFNPQAYQAEHLLHLSTKAERRLCILENAEHRWLEMDGVVQSAMCLSEPDRLCLPHQQHIAARLPSQASRILELGLGGGDLTRHLGARWPEASHDCVDLDAEVLTLFQAFFQAPGGPSARPPRLHHADALRFLLDSREHYDLVLLDLFSQDGNPRLLFQAPLYQALAQCLRGTLIINLLPRTRLELEQALRLAEEWVGPTQAYPVPGYLNVILHATRQDAA
- the dtd gene encoding D-aminoacyl-tRNA deacylase, which produces MIALIQRVSEASVTVEGEVTGAIDAGLLVLLGVEQGDDEAKADKLLHKVSGYRIFSDADGKMNLSLTQAGGSLLVVSQFTLAADTKKGMRPGFSGGAHPSDAERLYDYFVAQAKNSGLPTETGRFAADMQVRLLNDGPVTFWLQV
- a CDS encoding virulence factor BrkB family protein, with protein sequence MQNTIASRLGHALSFLRHDGAHFAQFVWGRFQQDRLTVTAGYLAYVTLLSLVPMVAVVFGMMSAFPVFQTLKQAMEQFVYHNFVPTAGEALKEYIDGFVANATNTTAVGIGALIVVALMLISAIDKNLNYIWRSTQSRPLAQAFAMYWMILTLGPVLIGASIAVSSYIISLRFFQGEALFGVGYWLLRGLPFLFSVFGFLLIYTVVPNCKVRLTHAFIGALVAASLFELAKRGFTIYITNFPSYQAIYGALATIPILFVWVYLSWLVVLLGAETTACLGEYEKPGAEELG
- the typA gene encoding translational GTPase TypA; this translates as MLENLRNIAIIAHVDHGKTTLVDKLLQQSGTLDRTTDGQERLMDSNDLEKERGITILAKNTAIRWNDYRINIVDTPGHADFGGEVERVLSMVDSVLLLVDAVDGPMPQTRFVTQKAFAKGLKPIVVINKVDRPGARPDWVMDQVFDLFDNLGATDDQLDFKVVYASALNGWASMDQNVESDSMEPLFQAIVDNVKAPNADPDGGFQMQISQIDYNSYVGVIGIGRISRGRVKSNQQVTVVGADGKTRTGKVGQVLGYLGLARTEVASAQAGDIIAITGLGELKISDTICDNNAVEALPALSVDEPTVNMTFQVNTSPFAGKEGKFVTSRNIRERLDQELVHNVALRVEDTDDQDKFRVSGRGELHLSILIENMRREGYELAVSRPEVILRTIDGVLHEPYETVTVDVEEANQGSVMEQLGLRKGEMTNMTPDGKGRVRLDFMIPSRGLIGFQTEFLTMTSGTGLLYHSFDHYGPHKGGSIGERQNGVLISNATGKALTFALFGLQDRGRLFIGHATEVYEGQVIGIHSRSNDLTVNCLKGKQLTNMRASGTDEAQVLTPPIRMTLEQALEFIDNDELVEVTPKAVRIRKKLLTEMDRKRAGRA